One window from the genome of Anopheles merus strain MAF chromosome 3R, AmerM5.1, whole genome shotgun sequence encodes:
- the LOC121595400 gene encoding WD repeat-containing protein 7 isoform X2, with translation MLNTNLVVPVVLWGPNTPTHCVSSVFLSRDQKILATGCYDGQICLWQVDPDTLQMTPRCLLVGHTAPVLCLTRASIIQDNNFLVSSSENGEMCTWDLVDGKCTESIKMPQVHTNIQAYHMANCDDIRLFCNGYYAEIMVMDPFSLEVLFCLSSKVNPDWISALHVLRPSKRKDDVVLAITTTGTVKVWTLLGNENKYSEPIYENESKQIRCLNAITMNCCSQNQRTVLIVCAKYWQIYDAGDFTVLCSVISPSGERWMGGDFLSNDRVILWSDEGKGYLFRLPANSIPDNKDFHGPSVGKDIPFLYCILSQTGEKPLSCPPTMKLVTSNRSGKTQKYLLRGDSEGYVNIWAVPDISMEQIKQIQTQKQHPASLESTICTSLLEAWNKMNPLPVGILDQLYQNSEPMIKLTASIYLPQQSRLVVGREDGSIIIVPATQTVMLHLLHGNHQQFSDWPPHQILNGHSGRVNCLLCPSLAHSRYDKSHLVSGGVDFAVCLWDLYSGSLIHRFCVHAGEITQLLVPPPTCSPRILKCICSVASDHSVTLLSLQERKCVTLASRHLFPVISIKWRPLDDFLIVGCSDGTVYVWQMETGHLDRVLHGILAEEVLNACDENSGETGSSTGSTSEMGLANPAVHFFRGLRHRNINAIRHATQRGIHQLQQLHAHNNQHGDFLMKNRSSPLIIQGLRTNPKDAESHILFFDIEGLIFELHAEEYAAMSPNTLEAEGLLIPTGTDSHASDAGKKISDFFGRVKNKAGDMEKILKEKDKHGILAKMKEGAENVQTKVQAKLESVVKNVGETDSSDITKKIAPRMEATHVMEVAQLLLSLIHSWGLDPHLDKVCETQLGLLRPMIPVSFGVLSKGGYMSLLLPTWQNNIVINSTADELKTAAMTPEQFRQEGLTKLFTARLHWELSTTLTSNHLLAMVAMSNTLMSMNMATFIPEQERARKLHRQSTRATWSNEEEQEEAFTQQQAQIKQGWSLLSTHHCFLLPEKIDALDANNFKRPQVEMMARRWQHHCLEIREAAQQLLLGELGRMGKKGRKQLVESWAQYLPMYTHTEPIVQQAPTTGQSNAGSPTSSPTGQPGLEHDEESEEEEEVVRKPSSLAELKRKQTTAVVLLGVIGAEFGQDISATDGKRSNENRRKSSVVEGFGIGNNNLARSTSMALTHLLLAPATQKLPAFTPLRRAAIDLIGRGFTVWEPYIDVSKVLLGLLEMCCDSNRLIPSLNYKLPLTPQADACRTARHALRLIATARPAAFITTMAREVARYNTMQQNAQAISVPITQSVLHRAKREILQCVEMLIDKMQTEISNLLVEVMDITLHCVDSGDLKNKGLAEVSPLMCKFNQVSHCSASRRIAVGASNGHLAIYELRQNKCQMIPAHTKQVTALAFSPDGKFLVSYSCTENRLSFWQTSAGMFGLGQSQTRCIKGYSTAPIPDIGRLNPMRLAKLIWINNRTVTLMLADGSETRFNV, from the exons ATGCTGAACACGAACCTGGTCGTGCCCGTGGTGCTGTGGGGCCCCAACACACCTACACACTGCGTGTCGAGTGTGTTTCTGTCACGGGACCAGAAAATCCTTGCGACGGGTTGCTACGACGGTCAGATTTGTTTATG GCAGGTGGACCCGGACACGCTGCAAATGACACCGCGATGTCTGCTGGTAGGGCATACGGCACCGGTGCTATGCCTGACGCGGGCGTCCATCATTCAGGACAACAACTTCCTGGTGAGCTCGTCCGAGAACGGCGAGATGTGCACGTGGGATCTGGTCGATGGCAAGTGCACGGAAAGCATCAAGATGCCGCAGGTGCACACCAACATCCAGGCCTACCACATGGCCAACTGTGACGACATCCGGCTGTTCTGCAACGGGTACTATGCGGAAATCATGGTGATGGATCCGTTTAGCCTGGAGGTGCTGTTCTGTCTCAGCTCGAAGGTGAACCCGGACTGGATATCGGCGCTGCACGTGCTGCGACCGTCGAAGCGTAAGGACGACGTTGTGCTggccatcaccaccaccggcacggTGAAAGTGTGGACGCTGCTCGGGAACGAAAACAAGTACTCGGAACCGATCTACGAGAATGAGTCGAAGCAGATACGCTGCCTGAACGCGATCACGATGAACTGCTGCTCGCAGAACCAGCGCACGGTGCTGATCGTGTGCGCCAAGTACTGGCAGATATATGACGCGGGTGATTTTACCGTGCTGTGCAGCGTCATTTCGCCCTCCGGCGAGCGGTGGATGGGTGGCGACTTTCTGTCCAACGATCGGGTCATCCTGTGGTCGGACGAAGGCAAGGGATACTTGTTCCGCCTGCCCGCGAACAGCATCCCGGACAATAAGGACTTCCACGGCCCGTCCGTTGGCAAGGATATACCCTTTCTGTACTGCATTTTGTCGCAAACGGGCGAAAAGCCGCTGTCCTGTCCGCCGACGATGAAGCTGGTTACCTCCAATCGGAGCGGCAAGACGCAGAAGTATCTGCTGCGGGGTGATTCCGAAGGCTACGTGAATATCTGGGCAGTGCCGGATATTTCGATGGAACAAATTAAGCAAATACAAACGCAGAAGCAACATCCCGCAT CTCTGGAATCAACCATCTGCACCTCGCTGCTGGAAGCGTGGAACAAAATGAACCCCCTTCCGGTGGGAATATTGGATCAGCTTTATCAAAACAGCGAACCGATGATCAAACTTACCGCCAGCATTTACTTACCGCAGCAAAGTCGTCTAGTAGTCGGTAGGGAAGACGGAAGCATCATTATCGTACCGGCGACGCAGACCGTAATGCTACATCTGCTTCATGGAAACCATCAGCAATTTAGTG ACTGGCCGCCGCATCAAATCCTAAACGGACACAGTGGAAGGGTCAATTGTTTGCTTTGTCCATCGCTGGCCCATTCGCGCTATGATAAATCTCACCTCGTATCCGGCGGTGTGGATTTCGCCGTCTGTCTCTGGGATCTGTACAGTGGTTCGCTGATTCACAGATTTTGTGTGCACGCGGGAGAGATTACCCAGCTGCTAGTTCCACCACCGACGTGCAGT CCTCGCATCCTTAAATGCATTTGTTCGGTAGCTTCGGACCACTCGGTCACGCTGCTCAGCCTGCAGGAACGGAAATGCGTCACACTTGCCAGTCGCCATCTGTTTCCGGTAATTTCGATCAAGTGGCGTCCGCTGGATGATTTCCTGATCGTCGGCTGTTCCGATGGTACGGTGTACGTATGGCAGATGGAAACTGGCCACCTGGACCGTGTGCTGCACGGCATTCTTGCCGAGGAGGTGCTGAACGCGTGTGACGAGAACAGTGGCGAAACGGGTAGCAGCACCGGATCGACGTCGGAAATGGGGCTGGCCAACCCGGCCGTTCATTTCTTCAG AGGTTTGAGGCACCGGAACATTAACGCGATTCGTCACGCTACCCAACGTGGTATAcatcagctgcagcagcttcaTGCCCACAACAATCAGCACGGTGACTTTTTAATGAAGAACCGAAGCAGTCCCTTGATTATTCAGGGATTGCGCACCAATCCCAAAG ACGCCGAGAGCCATATTCTTTTCTTTGACATCGAAGGACTGATATTTGAACTGCACGCCGAAGAGTATGCTGCCATGAGTCCCAACACATTAGAG GCTGAAGGACTGTTGATCCCGACGGGAACCGATAGCCATGCTTCCGATgctggaaagaaaatatcag ATTTCTTTGGACGCGTAAAAAATAAGGCTGGCGATATGGAGAAAATACTAAAAGAGAAAGATAAACATG GTATCCTTGCTAAGATGAAGGAAGGTGCGGAGAATGTGCAAACCAAGGTGCAGGCAAAGCTGGAAAGCGTCGTGAAAAATGTCGGAGAAACCG ATTCCTCGGACATTACGAAGAAAATTGCCCCCCGCATGGAAGCTACCCACGTGATGGAGGTAGCACAGTTGCTACTGTCGCTAATCCACTCCTGGGGACTCGATCCGCACCTGGACAAAGTGTGTGAAACGCAGCTCGGGCTGTTGCGTCCCATG ATTCCCGTTTCGTTCGGAGTGCTATCGAAGGGAGGCTACATGTCGCTGCTGTTGCCGACGTGGCAAAACAATATCGTTATCAACTCAACGGCGGACGAGCTAAAGACGGCAGCAATGACGCCGGAACAGTTCCGGCAGGAGGGCCTAACGAAGCTGTTCACTGCCCGGCTGCACTGGGAACTGAGCACGACCCTTACCTCGAACCACCTGCTGGCGATGGTGGCAATGTCCAACACGCTGATGTCGATGAATATGGCCACATTCATACCGGAGCAGGAGCGTGCCCGGAAGCTGCACCGCCAGTCAACCCGCGCCACCTGGAGCAAtgaggaggagcaggaggaagCGTTCACCCAGCAGCAGGCACAGATCAAGCAGGGCTGGAGTTTGCTGTCAACGCATCACTGCTTCTTGCTGCCGGAGAAGATCGACGCACTCGATGCGAACAATTTCAAGCGGCCTCAGGTGGAGATGATGGCTAGAAGGTGGCAGCACCACTGTTTGGAAATCCGAGAGGCAgcccagcagctgctgctcggtgAGCTGGGACGGATGGGGAAAAAGGGACGCAAGCAGCTGGTCGAAAGCTGGGCCCAGTATCTGCCGATGTACACGCACACGGAACCGATCGTGCAGCAGGCACCTACCACCGGACAGTCGAATGCCGGCTCGCCCACCTCCAGTCCCACCGGCCAGCCGGGCCTGGAACACGACGAAGAgtcggaggaggaggaagaggtgGTGCGGAAACCGTCCAGCCTAGCGGAGCTGAAGCGCAAGCAGACCACCGCGGTCGTACTGCTCGGCGTGATCGGTGCCGAGTTCGGGCAGGACATTTCGGCGACGGACGGCAAGCGCAGCAACGAAAACCGCCGGAAGAGCTCCGTCGTCGAAGGGTTCGGCATCGGCAATAACAATCTCGCCCGGTCGACTTCGATGGCCCTCACGCATCTGCTGCTGGCACCGGCGACGCAAAAACTGCCCGCCTTTACGCCGCTGCGCCGTGCGGCGATTGATTTGATTGGGCGCGGCTTCACCGTCTGGGAGCCGTACATCGACGTCAGCAAGGTGCTGCTGGGGCTGCTCGAGATGTGCTGCGATTCGAACCGGCTGATACCGAGCCTGAACTACAAGCTGCCGCTGACACCGCAGGCCGACGCATGCCGGACGGCGCGCCATGCGCTGCGCCTGATTGCGACCGCGCGGCCGGCCGCCTTCATCACGACGATGGCGCGCGAGGTGGCACGCTACAACACGATGCAACAGAATGCGCAGGCGATAAGCGTCCCCATTACGCAGTCGGTGCTGCATCGGGCCAAGCGGGAGATACTGCAGTGTGTCGAAATGCTCATCGATAAGATGCAAACGGAGATCTCTAATCTGCTCGTAGAG GTGATGGACATAACGCTTCACTGTGTAGACTCAGGCGATCTGAAAAACAAAGGCCTCGCTGAGGTCAGTCCGTTGATGTGCAAGTTCAATCAAGTTTCCCACTGCAGCGCTTCGCGCCGTATCGCTG TCGGTGCCAGCAACGGCCACCTAGCGATCTACGAGCTGCGGCAAAACAAATGCCAGATGATACCGGCCCACACGAAGCAGGTGACGGCGCTCGCGTTCAGCCCGGACGGCAAGTTTCTGGTAAGCTATTCCTGTACCGAAAATCGGCTCTCCTTCTGGCAGACGAGTGCCGGCATGTTTGGGCTGGGTCAATCGCAGACCCGCTGCATCAAGGGCTACTCGACCGCACCGATACCGGACATCGGTCGGCTCAACCCGATGCGGCTGGCCAAGCTAATCTGGATCAACAATCGCACCGTCACGCTGATGCTAGCGGACGGTTCCGAGACCCGGTTCAACGTGTAA
- the LOC121595400 gene encoding WD repeat-containing protein 7 isoform X1, which yields MLNTNLVVPVVLWGPNTPTHCVSSVFLSRDQKILATGCYDGQICLWQVDPDTLQMTPRCLLVGHTAPVLCLTRASIIQDNNFLVSSSENGEMCTWDLVDGKCTESIKMPQVHTNIQAYHMANCDDIRLFCNGYYAEIMVMDPFSLEVLFCLSSKVNPDWISALHVLRPSKRKDDVVLAITTTGTVKVWTLLGNENKYSEPIYENESKQIRCLNAITMNCCSQNQRTVLIVCAKYWQIYDAGDFTVLCSVISPSGERWMGGDFLSNDRVILWSDEGKGYLFRLPANSIPDNKDFHGPSVGKDIPFLYCILSQTGEKPLSCPPTMKLVTSNRSGKTQKYLLRGDSEGYVNIWAVPDISMEQIKQIQTQKQHPASLESTICTSLLEAWNKMNPLPVGILDQLYQNSEPMIKLTASIYLPQQSRLVVGREDGSIIIVPATQTVMLHLLHGNHQQFSDWPPHQILNGHSGRVNCLLCPSLAHSRYDKSHLVSGGVDFAVCLWDLYSGSLIHRFCVHAGEITQLLVPPPTCSPRILKCICSVASDHSVTLLSLQERKCVTLASRHLFPVISIKWRPLDDFLIVGCSDGTVYVWQMETGHLDRVLHGILAEEVLNACDENSGETGSSTGSTSEMGLANPAVHFFRGLRHRNINAIRHATQRGIHQLQQLHAHNNQHGDFLMKNRSSPLIIQGLRTNPKDAESHILFFDIEGLIFELHAEEYAAMSPNTLEAEGLLIPTGTDSHASDAGKKISDFFGRVKNKAGDMEKILKEKDKHGILAKMKEGAENVQTKVQAKLESVVKNVGETGKDSSDITKKIAPRMEATHVMEVAQLLLSLIHSWGLDPHLDKVCETQLGLLRPMIPVSFGVLSKGGYMSLLLPTWQNNIVINSTADELKTAAMTPEQFRQEGLTKLFTARLHWELSTTLTSNHLLAMVAMSNTLMSMNMATFIPEQERARKLHRQSTRATWSNEEEQEEAFTQQQAQIKQGWSLLSTHHCFLLPEKIDALDANNFKRPQVEMMARRWQHHCLEIREAAQQLLLGELGRMGKKGRKQLVESWAQYLPMYTHTEPIVQQAPTTGQSNAGSPTSSPTGQPGLEHDEESEEEEEVVRKPSSLAELKRKQTTAVVLLGVIGAEFGQDISATDGKRSNENRRKSSVVEGFGIGNNNLARSTSMALTHLLLAPATQKLPAFTPLRRAAIDLIGRGFTVWEPYIDVSKVLLGLLEMCCDSNRLIPSLNYKLPLTPQADACRTARHALRLIATARPAAFITTMAREVARYNTMQQNAQAISVPITQSVLHRAKREILQCVEMLIDKMQTEISNLLVEVMDITLHCVDSGDLKNKGLAEVSPLMCKFNQVSHCSASRRIAVGASNGHLAIYELRQNKCQMIPAHTKQVTALAFSPDGKFLVSYSCTENRLSFWQTSAGMFGLGQSQTRCIKGYSTAPIPDIGRLNPMRLAKLIWINNRTVTLMLADGSETRFNV from the exons ATGCTGAACACGAACCTGGTCGTGCCCGTGGTGCTGTGGGGCCCCAACACACCTACACACTGCGTGTCGAGTGTGTTTCTGTCACGGGACCAGAAAATCCTTGCGACGGGTTGCTACGACGGTCAGATTTGTTTATG GCAGGTGGACCCGGACACGCTGCAAATGACACCGCGATGTCTGCTGGTAGGGCATACGGCACCGGTGCTATGCCTGACGCGGGCGTCCATCATTCAGGACAACAACTTCCTGGTGAGCTCGTCCGAGAACGGCGAGATGTGCACGTGGGATCTGGTCGATGGCAAGTGCACGGAAAGCATCAAGATGCCGCAGGTGCACACCAACATCCAGGCCTACCACATGGCCAACTGTGACGACATCCGGCTGTTCTGCAACGGGTACTATGCGGAAATCATGGTGATGGATCCGTTTAGCCTGGAGGTGCTGTTCTGTCTCAGCTCGAAGGTGAACCCGGACTGGATATCGGCGCTGCACGTGCTGCGACCGTCGAAGCGTAAGGACGACGTTGTGCTggccatcaccaccaccggcacggTGAAAGTGTGGACGCTGCTCGGGAACGAAAACAAGTACTCGGAACCGATCTACGAGAATGAGTCGAAGCAGATACGCTGCCTGAACGCGATCACGATGAACTGCTGCTCGCAGAACCAGCGCACGGTGCTGATCGTGTGCGCCAAGTACTGGCAGATATATGACGCGGGTGATTTTACCGTGCTGTGCAGCGTCATTTCGCCCTCCGGCGAGCGGTGGATGGGTGGCGACTTTCTGTCCAACGATCGGGTCATCCTGTGGTCGGACGAAGGCAAGGGATACTTGTTCCGCCTGCCCGCGAACAGCATCCCGGACAATAAGGACTTCCACGGCCCGTCCGTTGGCAAGGATATACCCTTTCTGTACTGCATTTTGTCGCAAACGGGCGAAAAGCCGCTGTCCTGTCCGCCGACGATGAAGCTGGTTACCTCCAATCGGAGCGGCAAGACGCAGAAGTATCTGCTGCGGGGTGATTCCGAAGGCTACGTGAATATCTGGGCAGTGCCGGATATTTCGATGGAACAAATTAAGCAAATACAAACGCAGAAGCAACATCCCGCAT CTCTGGAATCAACCATCTGCACCTCGCTGCTGGAAGCGTGGAACAAAATGAACCCCCTTCCGGTGGGAATATTGGATCAGCTTTATCAAAACAGCGAACCGATGATCAAACTTACCGCCAGCATTTACTTACCGCAGCAAAGTCGTCTAGTAGTCGGTAGGGAAGACGGAAGCATCATTATCGTACCGGCGACGCAGACCGTAATGCTACATCTGCTTCATGGAAACCATCAGCAATTTAGTG ACTGGCCGCCGCATCAAATCCTAAACGGACACAGTGGAAGGGTCAATTGTTTGCTTTGTCCATCGCTGGCCCATTCGCGCTATGATAAATCTCACCTCGTATCCGGCGGTGTGGATTTCGCCGTCTGTCTCTGGGATCTGTACAGTGGTTCGCTGATTCACAGATTTTGTGTGCACGCGGGAGAGATTACCCAGCTGCTAGTTCCACCACCGACGTGCAGT CCTCGCATCCTTAAATGCATTTGTTCGGTAGCTTCGGACCACTCGGTCACGCTGCTCAGCCTGCAGGAACGGAAATGCGTCACACTTGCCAGTCGCCATCTGTTTCCGGTAATTTCGATCAAGTGGCGTCCGCTGGATGATTTCCTGATCGTCGGCTGTTCCGATGGTACGGTGTACGTATGGCAGATGGAAACTGGCCACCTGGACCGTGTGCTGCACGGCATTCTTGCCGAGGAGGTGCTGAACGCGTGTGACGAGAACAGTGGCGAAACGGGTAGCAGCACCGGATCGACGTCGGAAATGGGGCTGGCCAACCCGGCCGTTCATTTCTTCAG AGGTTTGAGGCACCGGAACATTAACGCGATTCGTCACGCTACCCAACGTGGTATAcatcagctgcagcagcttcaTGCCCACAACAATCAGCACGGTGACTTTTTAATGAAGAACCGAAGCAGTCCCTTGATTATTCAGGGATTGCGCACCAATCCCAAAG ACGCCGAGAGCCATATTCTTTTCTTTGACATCGAAGGACTGATATTTGAACTGCACGCCGAAGAGTATGCTGCCATGAGTCCCAACACATTAGAG GCTGAAGGACTGTTGATCCCGACGGGAACCGATAGCCATGCTTCCGATgctggaaagaaaatatcag ATTTCTTTGGACGCGTAAAAAATAAGGCTGGCGATATGGAGAAAATACTAAAAGAGAAAGATAAACATG GTATCCTTGCTAAGATGAAGGAAGGTGCGGAGAATGTGCAAACCAAGGTGCAGGCAAAGCTGGAAAGCGTCGTGAAAAATGTCGGAGAAACCGGTAAGG ATTCCTCGGACATTACGAAGAAAATTGCCCCCCGCATGGAAGCTACCCACGTGATGGAGGTAGCACAGTTGCTACTGTCGCTAATCCACTCCTGGGGACTCGATCCGCACCTGGACAAAGTGTGTGAAACGCAGCTCGGGCTGTTGCGTCCCATG ATTCCCGTTTCGTTCGGAGTGCTATCGAAGGGAGGCTACATGTCGCTGCTGTTGCCGACGTGGCAAAACAATATCGTTATCAACTCAACGGCGGACGAGCTAAAGACGGCAGCAATGACGCCGGAACAGTTCCGGCAGGAGGGCCTAACGAAGCTGTTCACTGCCCGGCTGCACTGGGAACTGAGCACGACCCTTACCTCGAACCACCTGCTGGCGATGGTGGCAATGTCCAACACGCTGATGTCGATGAATATGGCCACATTCATACCGGAGCAGGAGCGTGCCCGGAAGCTGCACCGCCAGTCAACCCGCGCCACCTGGAGCAAtgaggaggagcaggaggaagCGTTCACCCAGCAGCAGGCACAGATCAAGCAGGGCTGGAGTTTGCTGTCAACGCATCACTGCTTCTTGCTGCCGGAGAAGATCGACGCACTCGATGCGAACAATTTCAAGCGGCCTCAGGTGGAGATGATGGCTAGAAGGTGGCAGCACCACTGTTTGGAAATCCGAGAGGCAgcccagcagctgctgctcggtgAGCTGGGACGGATGGGGAAAAAGGGACGCAAGCAGCTGGTCGAAAGCTGGGCCCAGTATCTGCCGATGTACACGCACACGGAACCGATCGTGCAGCAGGCACCTACCACCGGACAGTCGAATGCCGGCTCGCCCACCTCCAGTCCCACCGGCCAGCCGGGCCTGGAACACGACGAAGAgtcggaggaggaggaagaggtgGTGCGGAAACCGTCCAGCCTAGCGGAGCTGAAGCGCAAGCAGACCACCGCGGTCGTACTGCTCGGCGTGATCGGTGCCGAGTTCGGGCAGGACATTTCGGCGACGGACGGCAAGCGCAGCAACGAAAACCGCCGGAAGAGCTCCGTCGTCGAAGGGTTCGGCATCGGCAATAACAATCTCGCCCGGTCGACTTCGATGGCCCTCACGCATCTGCTGCTGGCACCGGCGACGCAAAAACTGCCCGCCTTTACGCCGCTGCGCCGTGCGGCGATTGATTTGATTGGGCGCGGCTTCACCGTCTGGGAGCCGTACATCGACGTCAGCAAGGTGCTGCTGGGGCTGCTCGAGATGTGCTGCGATTCGAACCGGCTGATACCGAGCCTGAACTACAAGCTGCCGCTGACACCGCAGGCCGACGCATGCCGGACGGCGCGCCATGCGCTGCGCCTGATTGCGACCGCGCGGCCGGCCGCCTTCATCACGACGATGGCGCGCGAGGTGGCACGCTACAACACGATGCAACAGAATGCGCAGGCGATAAGCGTCCCCATTACGCAGTCGGTGCTGCATCGGGCCAAGCGGGAGATACTGCAGTGTGTCGAAATGCTCATCGATAAGATGCAAACGGAGATCTCTAATCTGCTCGTAGAG GTGATGGACATAACGCTTCACTGTGTAGACTCAGGCGATCTGAAAAACAAAGGCCTCGCTGAGGTCAGTCCGTTGATGTGCAAGTTCAATCAAGTTTCCCACTGCAGCGCTTCGCGCCGTATCGCTG TCGGTGCCAGCAACGGCCACCTAGCGATCTACGAGCTGCGGCAAAACAAATGCCAGATGATACCGGCCCACACGAAGCAGGTGACGGCGCTCGCGTTCAGCCCGGACGGCAAGTTTCTGGTAAGCTATTCCTGTACCGAAAATCGGCTCTCCTTCTGGCAGACGAGTGCCGGCATGTTTGGGCTGGGTCAATCGCAGACCCGCTGCATCAAGGGCTACTCGACCGCACCGATACCGGACATCGGTCGGCTCAACCCGATGCGGCTGGCCAAGCTAATCTGGATCAACAATCGCACCGTCACGCTGATGCTAGCGGACGGTTCCGAGACCCGGTTCAACGTGTAA